A stretch of [Clostridium] scindens DNA encodes these proteins:
- a CDS encoding FAD-dependent oxidoreductase, with the protein MGNTYEHLFSPIKIGNRLTLKNRFSVAAMGTGDMGGTRGEYRDNTIEYYLERARGGFGLIVLGSVIVDMETDKPNLIDGVVPPSYAPGKWRESACRLVERIHYYGAKTFMQIGFGHGRMRPGQKAPSPIPRYADPSEITGVLTAEEIETKIGYMIKTAKMAKEAGFDGVEVHAMHWGYLLDQMAMEISNQRDDEYGGTLEKRLTCARKIVEGIKAECGQDFPVAMRMGMKSYIKGFNQASIDGTEEAGRTIEEAVEIAKLLERFGYDMLDVNSGIYDSFYYCVAPAYIPKGYNLYLSKRLKEAVSIPVFTAGRMDDPNLCEEAVRNNETDGVALGRASLADPYYVKKLQMGRPEKIRPCIACGNCMASAFNKGSATCTVNPQGMKEGLYGMTKAVQPKHVVVVGGGVCGMEAARNAAARGHEVELLERADKLGGRLFDAGVHSFKGSIRALNEWYIGELKDLGVRVRMNTEATPELLKASGADTVIFAIGSEPLMPRAIEGIDSKKAVACTDILLGKKEAGQKVVIVGGGLVGAEMAYDMGAEGKEVYLVEALDDICANDPNGVPFWVRDMLNELLSRNHVEKLMGHRLDRITDKGAVVLDKDGNQKEIEADDVIIAIGFRARPSICKELNGCGIETFDIVAGNGIGSITTQIGAAYEITRKL; encoded by the coding sequence ATGGGAAATACATATGAACATTTATTTTCACCGATTAAGATAGGAAACAGGCTTACGCTAAAGAATCGCTTTTCTGTGGCAGCCATGGGTACCGGAGATATGGGCGGTACCCGCGGCGAATATAGGGATAACACTATCGAGTATTATCTGGAGCGGGCTCGGGGAGGATTTGGGCTGATCGTGCTGGGAAGCGTCATTGTGGATATGGAGACCGATAAGCCGAATCTGATTGACGGCGTTGTTCCGCCGTCTTACGCTCCTGGCAAATGGCGGGAGAGCGCATGCAGGCTGGTGGAACGCATTCACTATTACGGGGCGAAGACCTTCATGCAGATTGGATTCGGGCATGGGCGCATGAGGCCTGGCCAGAAAGCGCCATCCCCAATTCCTAGATATGCGGATCCTTCCGAGATTACCGGCGTGCTGACGGCAGAAGAGATTGAGACGAAGATAGGATATATGATCAAGACTGCCAAAATGGCAAAGGAAGCCGGGTTCGATGGCGTGGAGGTTCACGCCATGCATTGGGGATACCTGCTGGACCAGATGGCCATGGAGATATCCAACCAGCGGGACGATGAGTATGGGGGGACCCTGGAAAAGCGTCTGACATGCGCCCGTAAGATTGTGGAAGGGATCAAGGCTGAATGCGGGCAGGACTTCCCGGTTGCTATGAGGATGGGAATGAAATCCTACATCAAAGGATTTAACCAGGCATCTATCGACGGAACCGAGGAGGCAGGAAGAACCATCGAAGAGGCGGTGGAAATTGCGAAACTGCTGGAGCGTTTTGGATATGATATGCTGGATGTGAACTCTGGAATCTACGATTCCTTCTATTACTGCGTAGCTCCGGCCTATATTCCGAAAGGATATAACCTGTATCTTTCAAAAAGGCTGAAGGAGGCTGTGTCTATCCCGGTATTTACGGCGGGACGGATGGACGATCCCAATCTGTGCGAGGAGGCAGTCAGAAACAACGAGACGGATGGCGTGGCTCTTGGAAGAGCGTCCCTAGCAGATCCATATTATGTCAAGAAGCTGCAGATGGGAAGACCGGAAAAAATCCGTCCCTGCATTGCCTGCGGCAACTGTATGGCCTCTGCGTTCAACAAAGGCTCTGCCACCTGCACCGTGAATCCGCAGGGAATGAAGGAAGGCCTGTATGGAATGACGAAAGCGGTTCAGCCGAAGCATGTGGTGGTGGTTGGCGGAGGCGTCTGCGGCATGGAAGCGGCGCGAAATGCCGCAGCCCGCGGACATGAGGTAGAACTGCTGGAGAGAGCGGATAAGCTGGGCGGCCGTCTCTTTGATGCAGGGGTGCATTCCTTCAAGGGCAGCATTCGGGCGCTGAATGAATGGTATATTGGCGAACTGAAGGATCTTGGGGTGAGAGTAAGGATGAATACGGAGGCAACGCCGGAACTGCTGAAGGCAAGCGGCGCGGACACCGTCATCTTTGCCATTGGCTCCGAGCCGCTGATGCCCCGCGCTATTGAAGGGATCGATTCGAAGAAGGCAGTGGCATGCACGGATATCCTTTTGGGCAAGAAGGAAGCGGGGCAGAAGGTAGTCATCGTAGGCGGCGGACTGGTAGGCGCGGAGATGGCATATGATATGGGGGCAGAAGGCAAAGAAGTATACCTGGTAGAAGCGCTTGACGATATCTGCGCCAACGATCCCAACGGAGTTCCGTTCTGGGTAAGGGATATGCTCAATGAACTGCTTTCCAGAAACCATGTTGAGAAATTGATGGGCCACAGGCTTGACCGTATCACGGATAAGGGGGCCGTGGTGCTGGATAAGGATGGCAATCAAAAGGAGATCGAGGCTGATGACGTGATCATAGCCATCGGCTTTCGTGCGAGACCGTCCATCTGCAAGGAATTGAACGGCTGTGGAATCGAGACCTTTGATATTGTAGCGGGCAACGGCATTGGAAGCATTACTACGCAGATTGGCGCGGCATACGAAATAACAAGGAAGTTATAA
- a CDS encoding iron-containing alcohol dehydrogenase yields the protein MKSFRYDTQTCIYYGRNCLKENADKLEEFGKKAVIVTSRFVEGCRNIALEDLKEVFEGLGVEYVVLDDVMENPPVENIVSMHEKLDGFVPDFVFGVGGGSAMDAAKALTQYINDGPGDAYEIFFWPGKLLNNYKNMCDIPVFTIPTTAGTGSEVTGGAVLTRADKDTKESMNMWLYPEISFVDPRYLEDAPLFLLDTGAIDALAHGVEGCLHKDANVMNRAISNAAFALFAEFKDDLLNNTLSEEQYDKMSAHSLMQGVSFMQSCTTVPHGLGYPLSQYKHVCHGLACGIFLGEYLKSFKDQSLVQPIVEACGFKDTSDFADYVRKLTNRDVQIEVTEEEIQKWTDMFMKQQTWRLEANPEELTREDIYQLFRTSLAAYIKD from the coding sequence ATGAAATCATTTCGTTATGACACGCAGACGTGTATCTATTATGGGAGAAACTGCTTAAAGGAAAATGCAGATAAGCTGGAAGAGTTCGGAAAGAAGGCAGTCATCGTCACCAGCAGATTTGTAGAAGGCTGCAGGAATATTGCCCTGGAAGATCTGAAAGAGGTCTTTGAAGGCCTGGGGGTAGAGTATGTCGTCCTTGACGACGTGATGGAAAACCCTCCGGTAGAGAATATCGTATCTATGCATGAGAAACTGGATGGATTTGTTCCGGACTTCGTATTCGGAGTAGGCGGAGGCTCGGCAATGGATGCCGCAAAGGCTTTGACCCAGTATATCAATGACGGGCCGGGCGATGCATATGAGATCTTTTTCTGGCCAGGAAAATTGCTGAACAACTATAAGAATATGTGCGATATTCCGGTGTTTACCATCCCTACCACAGCAGGAACAGGCTCCGAGGTAACCGGCGGCGCCGTGCTTACCAGGGCAGATAAGGATACAAAAGAGTCTATGAATATGTGGCTCTATCCGGAGATATCCTTTGTGGACCCAAGATATCTGGAAGACGCCCCATTATTCCTTCTGGATACCGGAGCGATCGATGCGCTGGCACATGGCGTGGAAGGATGCCTGCACAAGGACGCCAATGTGATGAACCGGGCAATCTCCAATGCGGCATTCGCGCTGTTTGCCGAGTTCAAAGATGACCTGCTAAATAACACGCTGTCAGAAGAGCAGTATGATAAGATGAGCGCTCATTCATTGATGCAGGGCGTGTCGTTCATGCAATCCTGCACCACGGTGCCCCATGGTCTTGGATATCCGCTGTCCCAGTATAAGCATGTATGCCATGGGCTTGCCTGCGGAATCTTCCTCGGGGAATATCTCAAATCCTTCAAAGACCAGTCGTTGGTACAGCCAATCGTGGAGGCTTGCGGATTCAAGGATACCTCTGACTTTGCAGACTATGTGAGGAAGCTTACCAACCGGGATGTACAGATTGAGGTGACAGAAGAAGAGATCCAGAAATGGACGGATATGTTTATGAAACAGCAGACTTGGCGTCTGGAAGCGAATCCGGAAGAATTGACAAGAGAAGATATTTACCAACTGTTCAGGACCTCTCTGGCAGCATACATCAAGGATTAA